In Garra rufa chromosome 15, GarRuf1.0, whole genome shotgun sequence, a single genomic region encodes these proteins:
- the tmem47 gene encoding transmembrane protein 47, protein MASSVSGAEEVRVSALTPLKLVGLVCIFLALCLDVGAVLSPAWVTADDQYHLSLWESCRKPAASVDWRCDSTLGQKGSDWQIATLALLLGGAFLILLSFLVALVSVCIRSRRCFYRPVAVMLFAAVVLQACCLVLYPIKFIETISLRIYHEFNWGYGLAWGATIFSFGGAILYCLNPKNYEDYY, encoded by the exons ATGGCCTCATCCGTGAGCGGAGCGGAGGAAGTGCGCGTGTCGGCGTTGACGCCCCTGAAGTTGGTGGGTCTGGTGTGTATTTTCCTCGCGTTGTGCCTGGATGTTGGGGCCGTGCTGAGTCCGGCGTGGGTCACCGCGGATGACCAGTACCACCTGTCCCTCTGGGAGTCGTGCAGGAAGCCCGCTGCCTCCGTGGACTGGCGGTGCGACAGCACGCTGGGGCAGAAAGGGAGCG ACTGGCAGATCGCCACATTGGCTTTGTTGTTGGGTGGAGCGTTCCTTATCCTTCTTTCCTTCCTGGTGGCCCTGGTGTCTGTCTGCATTCGCTCCAGGAGATGCTTCTACCGACCGGTTGCTGTTATGCTCTTTGCCGCAG TGGTCCTGCAGGCCTGCTGCTTGGTGCTGTATCCCATCAAGTTCATCGAGACCATCAGTTTGAGAATATACCACGAGTTTAACTGGGGGTACGGTTTGGCTTGGGGAGCCACCATCTTCTCCTTCGGAGGAGCTATTCTCTACTGCCTGAACCCTAAGAACTACGAAGATTACTACTAA